The Aliidongia dinghuensis genome contains the following window.
GGGCAGATGACCTGCCGAAGCTCGCGGAAAAGCCCACGTACAAGGTGGGATTCGCCCAGACCGAGAGCAACAATCCCTGGCGGCTCGCCCAGACGCAGAGCATGAAGGACGAGGCGGCGAAGCGCGGCTGGCAGCTCGTCTATACGGACGCGAACAGCTCCGCGGCGAAGCAGGTCGCCGACGTCGATTCCATGATCGCGCAGCATGTCGACGTGATCTTCCTCTCCCCGCGCGAGGAAAAGCCGCTCATCCCTGCGGTCATGAAGGCGAAGAAGGCGGGCATTCCGCTGTTCCTCATCGACCGCAGCGTCGACGCCAACCTGGCGAAGCCCGGGCGTGACTATGTTTCCTTCATCGGCTCCGACTTCGTCGAGGAAGGCCGGCGCGCCGGCGAGTGGCTGATCAAGGCGACGAACGGCAACGCCAAGATCATCGAACTGCAGGGTACGAGCGGCTCGTCGCCGGCGAACGACCGCAAGAAGGGCTTCATGGAGGCGATCGCCAAGACGCCCGGCATGCAGATCGTGGCGAGCCAGGACGGCGACTTCACGCGCGACAAGGGCCGGCAGGTGATGGAGACGTTGCTGCAGGCCCATCCGGAGGCGACGGCGGTGTTCGCCCATAACGACGAGATGGTGCTGGGCGCGATTACGGCGCTCGAGGCGGCCGGCCGCCATCCGGGCAAGGACATCACGCTCGTCTCGATCGACGGCGAGAAGGATGGGCTGCAGGCGATCGTCGACGGCAAGCTTGGCGCCACGGTCGAATGCAACCCGCGCTTCGGCCCGGGCGCGTTCCAGGCCGCGGCCGACTATGCCGGCGGCAAGAAGATCCCGCCGATCGTCGTCAACAAGGACCATTTCTACGACAAGAGCAATGCGTCGGAGAGCCTGGCCGGGTCCTACTGATCGGTCCGGAGCGGAGCGGCCCTCGGGGGGCGCTCCGCCTTAACAATGGGAGCGCCATGACGGACGACCTGTTGCTTTCGATGTCGGGTATCTCGAAGCGCTACTCCGGCGTGCCGGCGCTCGAGGAGGCAAGCTTGACCGTTGCGCGTGGCGAGGTGCTGGCCTTGATCGGCCAGAACGGCGCTGGCAAGTCGACGCTTATCAAGATCCTGACCGGCGCCGTCGCACGCGACCGTGGCACGGTGCAGTTCGACGGCCGGCCGGCCGCCTTCCGCACGCCGCAGGAGGCGCAGGCTGCCGGCATCGCGACGATCTATCAGGAGATCAACCTGGTGCCGCTGCGCTCGGTCGCGGAGAACATCTTCCTCGGCCGCGAGCCCAGGCGCTGGGGCCTCATCGATTGGCGACGCATGCATGCTGAGGCCGAAGCGCTGCTGGCTCAGTTCGATGTCGTGGTCGACGTGCGCCAGCCGCTCTCCCGACTCAATACCGCGACCCGGCAGATGGTCGCGATCGCCCGCGCGCTCGACCAGCAGGCGCGGCTCGTGGTGATGGACGAGCCGACCTCTT
Protein-coding sequences here:
- a CDS encoding ABC transporter substrate-binding protein gives rise to the protein MNGTRSGGLIAWLGAAACLTVLVTASAARADDLPKLAEKPTYKVGFAQTESNNPWRLAQTQSMKDEAAKRGWQLVYTDANSSAAKQVADVDSMIAQHVDVIFLSPREEKPLIPAVMKAKKAGIPLFLIDRSVDANLAKPGRDYVSFIGSDFVEEGRRAGEWLIKATNGNAKIIELQGTSGSSPANDRKKGFMEAIAKTPGMQIVASQDGDFTRDKGRQVMETLLQAHPEATAVFAHNDEMVLGAITALEAAGRHPGKDITLVSIDGEKDGLQAIVDGKLGATVECNPRFGPGAFQAAADYAGGKKIPPIVVNKDHFYDKSNASESLAGSY